Part of the Dermatophilus congolensis genome is shown below.
GGTGGCGCCGGTGCTACCACGCAGCAAAGTTATTGGTGTGGGACGCAACTACGCTGACCATGCCGCGGAATTAGGGAACGAGGTACCTGCGCAGCCTGGACTCTTCTTTATTCCGAATACTGCCGTGGCTGGTCCGGATGACCCAGTTGTGATTCCTCCTTTTGTTGAGGAAGTCAGTTTTGAGGCTGAACTAGCTGTGGTGATCGGCACGATGTGTAAAGACGTCCCAGCGGCCCGAGCTATGGATGTCATTTTTGGTTACACCTGCGCCAATGACGTCACTGCTCGTGATTTGCAAAAGACTGACCTGCAGTGGGCCCGTGCCAAGGGGCTTGATACCTTCTGCCCGCTTGGCCCGTGGATCGAAACAGACCTTGACCCTTCGGCGCTGGCTGTACGTAGCCGGGTTGATGGTGAGCTTGCTCAAGATGGCGCCACGAGCGACATGGTCTTCGATGTCGCGGCGTTGATCGAGTACGTTTCTGCTGCCTTCACCCTTTTGCCTGGAGACGTGATCCTTACCGGTACTCCTGCGGGAGTTGGTTCGGTCTGGGCCGGGCAGCGCGTGGAGATCGAGATCGAAGGGATCGGAGCTTTCTCTAACCCGTTTGTTCGCCGCGACTAATTACCTGCAGTGCGGCAAATGGTGACACATCGAACGAATGTGCCACCACAGACTTACGAATGTTCGCCCCGCGAGTATCGTCGTGGCATCCACAGCCTCCACCGTTGAAGGAGAGAAGTCGCGTGTCCTCCAAGAGCACCCCCCACATCAATCCCAAGGGCGTCGAGATCGCAGAAACCGTGTTGCTTCCTGGTGACCCGCTGCGCGCTAAATTCGTCGCCGAGAACTACCTCGAAGACGTTGTTCAGTTCAACGATGTCCGTAACATGCTTGGTTTCACCGGTACCTTCAACGGCACACCCGTTTCCGTGATGGGAACAGGCATGGGGATTCCTTCGATCAGCATCTACTCCTGGGAACTCGTCAACGTTTTCGGAGCGAAAAAACTGATTCGTATCGGCTCCTGTGGCTCTATGCAGAAGGAGATCGACCTTTACGACATCATCATTGCCCAGGCCGCTTCCACTGACTCCCGGATTCTCGAACAGTACGGTTTGCCGGGCACTTTGGCTCCTACTGGTTCATGGCGCCTGCTCAGCGCCATCACCAAGCAGGCTGAAGCCAACGGTGTACCGGTTCACGTAGGAAACGTTCTTTCCAGTGATGTTTTCTATAACGACG
Proteins encoded:
- a CDS encoding fumarylacetoacetate hydrolase family protein, whose product is MRIVRFVHEDEAPSYGVIQGDPGEEWIAAVAGDPLYTQVTGTGQRFELDQVRLVAPVLPRSKVIGVGRNYADHAAELGNEVPAQPGLFFIPNTAVAGPDDPVVIPPFVEEVSFEAELAVVIGTMCKDVPAARAMDVIFGYTCANDVTARDLQKTDLQWARAKGLDTFCPLGPWIETDLDPSALAVRSRVDGELAQDGATSDMVFDVAALIEYVSAAFTLLPGDVILTGTPAGVGSVWAGQRVEIEIEGIGAFSNPFVRRD
- the deoD gene encoding purine-nucleoside phosphorylase, with protein sequence MSSKSTPHINPKGVEIAETVLLPGDPLRAKFVAENYLEDVVQFNDVRNMLGFTGTFNGTPVSVMGTGMGIPSISIYSWELVNVFGAKKLIRIGSCGSMQKEIDLYDIIIAQAASTDSRILEQYGLPGTLAPTGSWRLLSAITKQAEANGVPVHVGNVLSSDVFYNDDSTVNERWARMGVLGVEMESAGLYAIAARAGVDALGVFTVSDNLVTGGKTTPEERQTAFTRMMELALPLANA